In Geopsychrobacter electrodiphilus DSM 16401, a single window of DNA contains:
- a CDS encoding mechanosensitive ion channel family protein, whose protein sequence is MDFWNYLREHILAGQGFEGKLFYSLLALLIFWIIRLITLRILLRGREITAQYRIRKIVIYITWPLAFLVVGRIWFTGFEAISTYLGLLSAGLAIALQSPLVNLAGWGFILWRQPFKVGDRVQIGDQRGDVIDQRIFMFSLMEIGNWVDADQSTGRILHVPNGKIFSEVLANYRQGFQYIWNEIPVLVTFESDWRMAKALLLEVVNHHGGAISATAQQELREAAKKYMIFYRTLTPTVYTAVKDSGVMLTMRYLCDPRKRRTTEQDIWESVLEVFGRHDNIDFAYPTQRHYLNDREGKPGTRPEALFGTDTSSPAEP, encoded by the coding sequence ATGGATTTCTGGAACTATCTGCGCGAGCATATTTTAGCCGGACAGGGTTTTGAGGGGAAACTTTTCTACTCGCTGCTGGCACTGCTGATTTTTTGGATCATTCGCCTGATAACCTTGCGGATCCTGCTGCGCGGGCGGGAGATTACGGCGCAATACCGCATCCGCAAGATCGTCATTTATATTACCTGGCCGCTCGCATTTCTGGTGGTCGGGCGCATCTGGTTTACCGGCTTTGAGGCGATTTCAACCTACCTCGGGCTGCTCTCCGCCGGCCTGGCCATCGCTCTGCAATCCCCTCTGGTTAACCTGGCGGGCTGGGGGTTTATCCTCTGGCGCCAACCGTTCAAAGTGGGGGACAGGGTGCAGATCGGTGATCAGCGCGGTGATGTCATCGACCAGCGGATCTTCATGTTCAGCCTGATGGAGATTGGCAACTGGGTCGATGCCGATCAGAGCACAGGCCGGATCCTGCACGTCCCGAACGGCAAGATTTTTTCCGAAGTGCTGGCGAACTACCGGCAAGGGTTTCAGTATATCTGGAACGAAATCCCGGTGCTGGTGACATTCGAGAGTGACTGGCGCATGGCGAAGGCGTTATTGCTGGAGGTGGTTAACCACCACGGTGGCGCGATCAGTGCGACAGCTCAGCAGGAACTACGTGAAGCGGCCAAGAAATATATGATTTTTTACCGGACCTTGACGCCAACAGTCTATACCGCGGTCAAGGATTCAGGGGTGATGCTGACTATGCGTTACCTCTGTGATCCGCGCAAACGTCGCACGACCGAACAGGATATCTGGGAATCGGTGCTCGAAGTTTTTGGTCGTCATGACAACATTGACTTTGCCTATCCGACTCAGCGCCATTATCTTAACGACCGGGAAGGGAAGCCGGGGACCCGGCCCGAGGCGCTGTTCGGCACAGATACGAGCAGCCCTGCCGAACCCTGA
- a CDS encoding TetR/AcrR family transcriptional regulator, which yields MKSETSATKQQILDSGYQLIASKGFSTVGLAQILQYAGVPKGSFYYYFKSKEQFGEELILSYFKAYQLALDELFDPSRGTGYTRLMGYWQRWVETQSADCAEQKCLVVKLSAEVADLSEPMRLALLHGSSRIIERLAGCIEAGIGDGSIVEMPAARSAELLYHLWLGASLMSKLQQNGAAMQRTLETTKALLKNKGLL from the coding sequence ATGAAATCCGAAACCAGCGCGACAAAACAACAGATTCTGGACAGTGGTTACCAGCTGATTGCCAGCAAGGGCTTTTCCACCGTCGGGCTGGCACAAATTCTCCAGTATGCAGGGGTGCCGAAGGGTTCTTTCTACTACTATTTCAAATCGAAAGAGCAGTTTGGCGAAGAGTTGATCCTCAGTTACTTCAAGGCCTATCAGCTCGCCCTGGATGAACTGTTCGACCCGTCCCGCGGCACGGGCTATACGCGCCTGATGGGGTACTGGCAACGCTGGGTTGAAACCCAGTCAGCCGACTGTGCTGAGCAGAAGTGTCTGGTGGTCAAGCTCAGCGCCGAAGTGGCGGATCTGTCCGAGCCGATGCGGCTGGCCCTGCTGCATGGATCTTCACGGATTATCGAACGGCTCGCGGGCTGTATTGAGGCCGGTATCGGCGACGGCTCCATCGTTGAAATGCCCGCGGCACGAAGCGCCGAACTGCTTTATCACCTGTGGCTGGGGGCGAGTCTGATGAGCAAATTGCAGCAGAACGGCGCAGCCATGCAGCGGACCCTGGAGACAACGAAAGCGTTGCTGAAAAACAAGGGCCTGCTTTAG
- a CDS encoding MarC family protein, whose protein sequence is MLTMFISVYLKMFMILTPFFVISAFLSLTQKYTAAERQQTAIKVTLAVIVTCFVFFVFGRYIFALFGITLDAFRIGAGAVLFISAIGLIQGTRIVASTDPDQELAVVPLAIPITVGPGTIGALLVMGASLKGMPDKIVASAALLAAILSVGGLLLVSGRLEKVIGQQGLVILTKLTGLFVSAIAAQIFFTGVKNFLG, encoded by the coding sequence ATGTTGACCATGTTTATCAGCGTCTACCTCAAGATGTTCATGATTCTCACGCCGTTTTTCGTGATCTCGGCCTTTTTGTCCCTGACCCAGAAGTACACCGCGGCCGAGCGACAACAGACCGCTATCAAGGTCACCCTGGCGGTGATCGTCACCTGCTTTGTCTTCTTTGTCTTCGGACGTTATATTTTTGCGCTGTTCGGGATCACCCTCGATGCCTTCCGCATCGGCGCCGGGGCGGTGCTGTTTATCTCGGCCATCGGCTTGATTCAGGGGACGCGCATCGTCGCCTCAACCGACCCCGACCAGGAGCTGGCCGTGGTGCCGCTGGCGATTCCGATCACCGTCGGTCCGGGCACTATCGGCGCCCTGCTGGTTATGGGTGCGAGCTTAAAGGGGATGCCGGACAAGATCGTCGCGAGCGCGGCGCTCCTGGCCGCGATCCTCTCGGTCGGCGGGTTGCTGCTGGTTTCGGGCCGCCTGGAGAAGGTCATCGGTCAACAGGGGCTGGTCATCCTCACCAAACTCACCGGTCTCTTCGTCTCGGCGATTGCGGCGCAGATCTTCTTTACCGGGGTCAAAAACTTTCTCGGCTGA
- a CDS encoding zinc-binding dehydrogenase, whose protein sequence is MKSTREKNRQILLASRPVGAPTTANFRLKETTKPVPAEGEVLLRSIYLSLDPYMRGRMSDAPSYAPPVQLNQVMLGATVSQVEVTRHPDYRVGDWVLAYSGWQDYAISDGTGLTALGSAPQNPSYALGIMGMPGFTAYMGLLDIGRPKAGETLVVAAATGPVGATVGQIGKLKGCRVIGVAGGSEKCQYAKEVLGFDECLDHKAPDFAAQLKQVCSAGIDIYYENVGGKVFDAVLPLLSTGARIPVCGLISQYNATELPAGPDRLSLLMRTVLTKRLRVQGFIIFDDYGQRYPEFAKEMAQWLGAGRIKYREHLIEGLEHAPEAFIGLLQGQNFGKLVIRVNDAQ, encoded by the coding sequence ATGAAATCAACCAGAGAAAAAAATCGCCAGATTCTGCTGGCATCACGCCCGGTCGGGGCGCCGACTACAGCGAATTTTCGTCTTAAAGAGACCACCAAACCCGTGCCCGCGGAAGGGGAGGTGCTGCTGCGCAGTATCTACCTGTCCCTCGACCCCTATATGCGCGGCCGGATGAGCGATGCCCCCTCGTATGCTCCTCCGGTGCAGCTGAACCAGGTGATGCTCGGCGCGACGGTCAGTCAGGTTGAAGTAACCCGGCACCCGGATTACCGGGTCGGCGACTGGGTGCTGGCCTATAGTGGCTGGCAGGATTACGCCATCTCCGACGGGACCGGCCTGACCGCGTTGGGATCCGCTCCGCAAAATCCATCCTATGCTTTGGGAATCATGGGGATGCCCGGCTTTACCGCGTACATGGGGCTGCTCGACATTGGCCGGCCCAAAGCCGGCGAGACGCTGGTCGTAGCGGCGGCGACCGGGCCGGTGGGTGCTACCGTCGGTCAGATCGGCAAGCTCAAAGGCTGTCGGGTGATCGGAGTGGCGGGTGGAAGCGAAAAATGCCAGTACGCCAAAGAGGTGCTTGGTTTTGATGAATGCCTGGATCACAAGGCACCCGATTTTGCTGCCCAACTTAAACAGGTCTGCAGCGCCGGCATCGACATCTATTATGAAAATGTCGGCGGTAAGGTCTTCGACGCCGTGCTTCCGCTGCTGAGCACCGGCGCGCGCATCCCGGTCTGTGGGCTGATCTCACAGTACAACGCCACCGAGCTTCCCGCCGGTCCTGACCGCCTGTCGCTGCTGATGCGCACGGTTTTGACCAAGCGGCTCAGGGTGCAGGGGTTCATCATTTTTGATGACTATGGTCAGCGTTATCCCGAGTTTGCCAAGGAGATGGCGCAGTGGCTCGGCGCGGGACGAATTAAATATCGTGAACATCTCATTGAAGGGCTGGAGCATGCTCCCGAGGCCTTTATTGGCCTGCTGCAGGGGCAGAATTTCGGCAAGCTGGTCATCCGCGTCAATGACGCACAATAG
- a CDS encoding B12-binding domain-containing radical SAM protein codes for MTDILLLQPPALKPAEPPLALAVLLAHLRAEGLQARALDANLDAYLYLLDGERLTLQAKGVAETNLSRALRHRTASLALLRSAGAVQNFSRYNTAVRYLNRLLALWNSPCGAERLTLGDYQHAGLSPFAPEDLERIASGASPSLFADYFNQELLPRICAVQPRIIAISINYLHQALPAFELAGLLRRALPEVLLVAGGGLISSWREPLRRLGLRLPIFDHLVFGPGETALARLGHDAAGADYLLQDATTIGFAPDFSFARLSDYFSPQPILPLTASRGCYWQRCLFCPEAAAPVHAYTAARPAELPALMRQLADTYGIRHIQLTDNAIPVNMLKVLAEHAAELSDLNWFGFVRFEAALEDADFVASLAKSGCRMLQLGLESGSQAVLDRLGKGVRLETAARILTNLAAAGIASFVYIMLGTPGETEHDAELTLNFLEQHAARIGFLNLSIMNLPRASGLLDNPELYGISSTDPIGDHRPLGLYQKFTAETGWDRSAARRFLDQRLLGSQSIRKIVNRTPPLFTSNHAVFFSSSSRL; via the coding sequence ATGACAGATATTCTGCTGCTTCAACCACCGGCGCTTAAACCGGCCGAGCCACCCCTGGCGCTGGCGGTGCTGCTGGCCCACTTAAGGGCCGAGGGGCTTCAAGCCAGGGCGCTTGACGCCAACCTTGATGCCTATCTTTATCTGCTCGACGGAGAGAGGCTCACCCTTCAAGCGAAGGGGGTTGCCGAGACCAACCTCAGTCGAGCTCTGCGCCATCGCACCGCCTCTCTGGCCCTGCTGCGTTCTGCAGGTGCCGTGCAAAATTTTTCACGCTACAACACAGCCGTCCGTTATTTAAACCGACTGCTTGCCCTGTGGAACAGCCCTTGCGGTGCAGAGCGGCTGACTCTGGGTGATTATCAGCACGCGGGTCTCTCCCCCTTTGCGCCTGAAGATCTTGAGCGCATTGCATCCGGGGCTTCCCCCAGCCTGTTTGCTGACTACTTTAACCAGGAACTGCTCCCCAGAATTTGTGCGGTGCAGCCGCGGATAATTGCGATCTCGATCAATTACCTGCACCAGGCGTTGCCGGCATTTGAGCTGGCCGGCCTGCTGCGCCGGGCCCTGCCCGAGGTGCTGCTGGTCGCGGGTGGAGGCTTGATCTCTTCCTGGCGCGAACCGCTGCGCCGCCTCGGTCTGCGTCTGCCGATCTTTGATCATCTGGTCTTCGGACCGGGCGAGACCGCCCTGGCCAGGTTGGGTCATGATGCGGCCGGAGCCGACTACCTGTTACAGGATGCGACGACGATCGGCTTTGCCCCGGATTTCAGTTTCGCCCGTCTGTCGGATTATTTCTCGCCGCAGCCGATCCTGCCGCTCACGGCTTCGCGTGGCTGTTACTGGCAGCGCTGCCTGTTCTGCCCCGAGGCCGCCGCGCCGGTGCATGCTTATACCGCCGCGCGGCCGGCCGAACTCCCTGCTCTCATGCGGCAGCTGGCCGACACTTACGGTATCCGGCATATTCAACTGACCGATAACGCGATCCCGGTCAATATGTTGAAGGTCCTGGCTGAGCACGCCGCGGAGCTGAGTGATCTCAACTGGTTCGGCTTCGTACGCTTTGAAGCGGCGCTGGAAGATGCCGATTTTGTCGCAAGCTTGGCCAAAAGTGGTTGCCGAATGCTGCAGCTGGGGCTGGAAAGCGGATCGCAAGCGGTGCTCGATCGCCTCGGTAAGGGGGTGAGGCTCGAAACTGCGGCGCGAATTCTGACCAATCTCGCCGCCGCCGGGATCGCCAGTTTTGTCTATATTATGCTCGGCACCCCCGGTGAAACCGAGCATGACGCCGAATTGACCCTCAATTTTCTGGAACAGCATGCAGCCCGGATCGGGTTTCTTAATCTATCGATCATGAACCTGCCGCGCGCCTCGGGCCTGCTGGATAATCCCGAGCTGTACGGTATTTCATCCACCGACCCCATCGGCGATCACCGTCCCCTCGGGCTCTATCAAAAGTTTACCGCCGAAACCGGTTGGGACCGTTCCGCCGCCCGTCGCTTCCTGGATCAGCGCCTGCTCGGGTCGCAATCGATCCGTAAAATCGTCAACCGCACTCCACCGTTATTTACCTCGAATCATGCGGTTTTCTTTAGCAGTTCGTCCCGCCTTTGA
- a CDS encoding lipoate--protein ligase family protein, with amino-acid sequence MREEFSFFKYSARMKKPPVTELFPLVHFDRPWQLLRPAAITDPVASIRFDDDLLQRVGSGELGPSLCIRQGPQSLAVTKRESRMPNFALAAETLALQGWPLVVRSSGGSCVPQGPGIINLSLIHPRLKNWTLEDGYRLVCHLLEGLLATYGLHAETGEVPGSFCDGRYNLQVGGQKLVGTAQRWAGSNREQAAILVHACLLVDLDLDAATSQINHLYRMCSNPLQFDPAACTSLRQCLENPAFVSPDVFITEVEERLARLLLESFAI; translated from the coding sequence ATGCGTGAGGAGTTTAGCTTTTTCAAGTACTCTGCGCGCATGAAGAAACCCCCTGTAACCGAACTCTTCCCGCTTGTGCACTTTGACCGGCCCTGGCAACTGCTGCGCCCGGCAGCCATCACTGACCCTGTCGCCAGCATCCGCTTCGATGATGATTTGCTGCAGCGGGTTGGCAGCGGCGAGCTCGGCCCCAGCCTCTGCATCAGGCAGGGGCCGCAAAGCCTGGCGGTGACGAAACGTGAGTCACGCATGCCAAATTTTGCCCTGGCCGCAGAAACCCTGGCGCTACAGGGCTGGCCGCTGGTGGTGCGGAGTTCGGGGGGGTCCTGTGTGCCGCAGGGGCCGGGCATAATCAACCTGTCCCTGATTCATCCGCGCCTTAAAAACTGGACCCTGGAAGATGGCTATCGGCTGGTGTGTCACCTGCTGGAGGGCCTGCTCGCAACCTATGGCTTGCATGCCGAAACGGGTGAGGTGCCTGGTTCCTTCTGCGATGGACGCTACAACCTGCAGGTCGGCGGCCAGAAACTGGTCGGTACGGCGCAACGTTGGGCGGGGAGTAATCGCGAACAGGCGGCGATTCTGGTCCATGCCTGCCTGCTGGTCGACCTGGATCTGGACGCCGCAACGTCACAGATCAACCACCTCTATCGGATGTGCAGCAACCCCCTGCAGTTTGACCCAGCCGCCTGCACCAGTCTGCGCCAATGCCTCGAGAACCCTGCTTTTGTGAGCCCCGATGTTTTTATCACCGAGGTCGAAGAACGCCTGGCGCGCCTGCTGCTGGAGTCTTTTGCGATTTAG
- a CDS encoding peptidase U32 family protein, translating into MMQKKLELLAPGGDLDSIKAAIVAGADAIYCGLNKFNARNRATNIEFDDLIEMINLAHRHNCKIFLTINIIILENEIKALFKLLNRLVNTSLDGVIVQDLGLLYLLSRYFKTLPIHASTQLTTHNTGQIEFLAELSTTRVNLSRELNIHEIQELVQVGHQRQISSEVFVHGSNCICFSGLCYISSVLEGKSGNRGRCSQPCREQYLTTPAGMNFPLNLKDNSAFYDLEQLSAAGVDSLKIEGRMKKFHYVYTVVNAWRKLLDTFYAHAHATRDNAALYQVFNRDFSNAFLQGDISKELFIDNPRDHSALHFAALKGDVSPDGMDSIKDEIHASRTRIITEVQRKIACLDTAKPRLTISIAGEAGTPLKVTMMTPETSCVICSETALVPAAAGNKKSSAQQLDYASLHQRFGAIHESAYELAPLNLDKLRPGLFLPFKELTTIRKRILFCLNGSQDQVAPVTPPRLTLPGRAPARPRLAVLISERQQLEACSETSADIFYQLPSCFAADYTELVDLFLENPDVTPWFPAVLIGKNYLAALDILERIAPQQIVTDNTGIAHAAQKKGLRWIAGPCLNTVNSFSLLCLKEKFNCSGAFISNEISRDQMKNIVPPADFALYYSIYHPILLMTSRQCLMHQIEGCEKSRIDEDCLLQCSRSTGITNAKGVRLIIEKSAGCYHRIYNNLNFLNPDIVHDLPGTFSAFLIDLSQVKTETRIDLDNRRIISLFEALLAGKPGSKAQLEQNIQPVTNAQYARGL; encoded by the coding sequence ATGATGCAAAAAAAGCTTGAACTCCTCGCACCGGGCGGTGATCTTGATTCGATCAAGGCGGCCATTGTCGCTGGTGCCGACGCCATTTACTGCGGTCTGAATAAATTCAATGCCCGCAACCGGGCGACCAATATCGAATTTGATGACCTGATCGAGATGATCAATCTGGCTCATCGGCACAACTGCAAGATCTTTCTGACGATCAATATCATCATCCTTGAAAACGAGATCAAGGCCCTGTTCAAACTGCTGAACCGCCTGGTCAACACCAGCCTGGACGGCGTCATTGTTCAGGATTTAGGCCTGCTTTATCTCTTATCCAGGTACTTCAAAACCCTGCCGATTCACGCCTCGACCCAACTGACTACGCACAATACCGGGCAGATCGAATTTCTGGCCGAACTCTCAACGACCCGGGTCAATCTCTCGCGCGAACTTAACATCCATGAGATTCAGGAGCTCGTACAGGTCGGACATCAGCGCCAGATATCGAGTGAAGTCTTTGTTCATGGTTCCAACTGCATCTGTTTTTCCGGCCTCTGCTATATCAGCTCAGTGCTCGAGGGCAAATCGGGTAATCGCGGACGCTGCAGCCAGCCCTGCCGCGAACAATACCTGACCACGCCGGCGGGGATGAACTTCCCGCTTAATCTCAAGGATAATTCCGCCTTTTACGACCTTGAGCAACTCTCTGCCGCCGGGGTTGACTCGCTCAAGATTGAAGGGCGGATGAAAAAGTTTCATTACGTTTATACGGTGGTGAACGCCTGGCGTAAGCTGCTCGACACTTTTTACGCCCACGCTCACGCGACGCGCGACAATGCCGCCCTGTATCAGGTGTTTAACCGGGATTTCAGCAACGCCTTCCTGCAGGGGGATATCAGCAAAGAGCTGTTTATTGATAATCCGCGGGATCATTCAGCGCTCCATTTTGCGGCATTAAAGGGGGACGTCAGTCCCGACGGCATGGACAGCATCAAGGATGAGATTCATGCCTCACGCACCCGGATCATCACCGAAGTCCAACGCAAGATCGCCTGCCTGGACACCGCAAAGCCGCGGTTAACCATCAGCATCGCCGGAGAAGCGGGAACCCCTCTCAAGGTAACGATGATGACGCCGGAGACCTCCTGCGTCATCTGTTCGGAAACTGCGCTGGTCCCGGCCGCGGCCGGCAACAAAAAAAGCAGCGCTCAGCAACTGGATTACGCGAGCCTCCATCAGCGCTTCGGCGCCATCCACGAGAGCGCATATGAACTCGCGCCGTTAAATCTCGATAAGCTGCGCCCGGGACTTTTTCTTCCGTTTAAAGAGCTGACCACGATCAGAAAAAGGATCCTGTTCTGCCTAAACGGCTCACAAGACCAGGTTGCACCGGTTACCCCCCCGCGCCTGACGCTCCCCGGCCGCGCGCCTGCCAGACCGCGCCTCGCGGTGTTGATCTCCGAACGGCAGCAGCTGGAAGCGTGCAGCGAAACCAGCGCCGATATCTTTTATCAACTGCCCAGCTGCTTTGCCGCCGATTATACCGAGCTTGTCGACCTTTTTTTGGAAAACCCTGATGTGACCCCCTGGTTCCCGGCGGTGCTCATCGGCAAAAACTACCTGGCGGCGCTCGACATTCTGGAGCGGATCGCACCGCAACAGATCGTGACCGACAACACCGGCATCGCCCATGCGGCGCAAAAAAAAGGGCTGCGCTGGATCGCGGGCCCCTGTCTGAATACGGTCAACTCCTTCAGCCTGTTATGCCTGAAAGAAAAATTCAACTGTTCCGGTGCTTTCATCTCCAATGAAATCAGCCGCGATCAGATGAAAAATATTGTGCCCCCCGCAGACTTTGCCCTCTACTACAGCATCTACCACCCGATTCTACTCATGACCAGCCGCCAATGCCTGATGCATCAGATTGAAGGCTGTGAAAAAAGCCGCATTGACGAGGATTGCCTGCTGCAGTGCAGCAGATCGACAGGTATCACGAACGCCAAAGGGGTCAGGCTGATTATCGAAAAGAGCGCCGGTTGCTACCATCGCATCTACAACAACCTTAATTTCCTGAATCCCGACATAGTGCACGATTTGCCCGGAACGTTCAGCGCCTTCCTGATCGATCTCAGCCAGGTAAAAACCGAGACCCGAATAGACTTGGATAACCGCCGCATCATCAGCCTTTTTGAGGCTTTGCTCGCAGGAAAACCGGGGTCAAAAGCCCAACTCGAGCAGAATATCCAGCCAGTCACCAACGCCCAGTACGCCAGAGGGCTCTAA
- a CDS encoding response regulator, which yields MEYQLRAVVFDDVSACRELLVEVLENRGYRVVSHSDLSAHPLYTNPEATCSSSACPDILLTDNRMPYMTGLEFLNRQRQCNCPLSPSAKAIFSGSWTTEELQQSQQLGCQIFHKPYEFDLIEAWLDEQEALILARRAATGRTPITGKKHPEEEPVE from the coding sequence ATGGAGTACCAACTCAGGGCGGTCGTTTTTGACGACGTTTCCGCCTGCCGAGAGCTACTTGTCGAAGTCCTTGAAAACCGCGGATATCGGGTCGTCAGCCATTCCGATCTGTCCGCCCACCCTCTGTATACAAACCCTGAAGCCACCTGCTCCAGTTCTGCATGCCCGGATATCCTGTTGACCGACAATCGCATGCCGTATATGACCGGTCTCGAATTTTTGAACCGTCAACGGCAATGTAACTGCCCTCTCAGTCCGTCGGCAAAAGCCATCTTCTCGGGAAGCTGGACCACGGAGGAACTCCAGCAGTCTCAGCAGCTGGGGTGCCAGATCTTTCACAAACCCTATGAATTTGACCTTATCGAAGCCTGGCTGGATGAGCAGGAAGCACTGATCCTTGCACGCAGAGCGGCAACTGGCCGAACACCCATTACGGGGAAAAAACATCCCGAAGAAGAACCCGTCGAATAG
- a CDS encoding response regulator transcription factor, which produces MSILVIEDDIAVGSLLLEFLQPEGFSVEVVQDGVTGLERSLSGEHRIVILDVKLPGLNGFEVLHRIRAESDIPILMLTVYSKDEQRIRGLELGADDYLPKPFNPRELLARIHNILRRSQQSPSALKQTDRLQVGDILLDLGSHRAYRSGENIQLTAAEFSLLEILLSRAGHVVPREELVHHVQGRQNNPYDRSIDVHISHLRKKLSCHPDGSERIKSVRGVGHFYSLPADNLAD; this is translated from the coding sequence ATGTCAATTTTAGTCATTGAAGATGATATTGCTGTCGGCTCTCTGCTTCTGGAATTCCTGCAACCCGAAGGATTCTCGGTTGAAGTCGTGCAGGACGGGGTCACCGGTCTGGAGCGCAGCCTGTCCGGAGAACATCGCATTGTCATTCTGGATGTAAAACTGCCGGGCTTGAATGGATTTGAGGTTCTGCACCGGATCAGGGCAGAGTCGGACATTCCGATCCTGATGCTGACCGTTTACAGCAAAGATGAGCAACGCATCAGAGGGCTGGAGCTGGGCGCCGATGATTATCTGCCGAAGCCCTTCAACCCCAGAGAGCTCCTCGCGCGCATCCACAACATCTTACGGCGCAGTCAGCAGTCCCCCTCCGCGCTGAAACAGACAGACAGGCTACAGGTCGGAGACATCCTGCTCGACCTGGGCTCGCATAGAGCCTACCGTAGCGGCGAAAATATCCAGCTGACTGCCGCAGAATTCTCCCTGCTTGAGATTCTGCTCTCGCGTGCCGGACATGTTGTCCCCCGTGAAGAGCTCGTCCATCATGTGCAGGGCCGCCAAAACAACCCCTATGACCGCAGCATTGACGTCCACATCAGTCACTTGCGTAAAAAACTCTCCTGTCACCCCGATGGCTCGGAACGCATCAAGTCTGTGCGCGGGGTCGGACATTTCTATTCGCTTCCTGCCGATAATTTAGCCGACTGA
- a CDS encoding SseB family protein, translating into MTELDQALAALNANPEDPKARMDFYGRFLHTIFFVPIQKIKSLVEGVEKEVELPLIIENDGSDFLVFFDDQKRLNVWAEKHAPCVQMPGYAIAEISSPGVWWAMNVGTAHDKQFNPDEIAWLKDVLARSKGAA; encoded by the coding sequence ATGACTGAACTTGACCAGGCCCTAGCCGCCCTCAACGCGAACCCCGAAGACCCGAAGGCCAGGATGGACTTTTATGGCCGCTTCCTGCACACGATCTTCTTCGTTCCGATCCAGAAGATTAAATCCCTTGTAGAGGGAGTAGAAAAAGAGGTCGAACTGCCGCTGATCATCGAAAATGACGGCAGCGACTTTCTGGTGTTTTTTGATGATCAGAAACGACTGAACGTTTGGGCCGAGAAACATGCGCCCTGCGTACAGATGCCAGGATATGCAATTGCCGAGATCAGCTCGCCAGGGGTTTGGTGGGCGATGAACGTCGGCACCGCCCATGATAAACAGTTCAACCCGGACGAGATTGCCTGGCTGAAGGACGTCCTCGCGCGCTCCAAAGGGGCGGCTTAA
- a CDS encoding heme-binding domain-containing protein, with amino-acid sequence MKLKIFGIVILVLVAMQFIPYGKDHSNPAVVSEPQWNSNQTKALFLKACGDCHSHVTKWPKYSNYAPVSWLVQSDVEEGRQHFNVSNWGPQQRNKGDEAAGAVREGEMPPWYYLLPHPEARLTDAETQTLISGLVATFGDKEKK; translated from the coding sequence ATGAAATTGAAAATTTTCGGGATTGTTATCCTGGTGCTTGTGGCCATGCAATTCATCCCTTATGGGAAGGATCATTCAAATCCGGCGGTTGTCTCGGAACCGCAGTGGAACAGTAACCAAACCAAAGCCTTGTTTCTTAAGGCCTGTGGGGATTGTCACAGCCATGTTACCAAATGGCCGAAATACAGCAATTACGCGCCGGTTTCCTGGTTGGTCCAAAGCGATGTGGAGGAGGGGCGGCAGCATTTTAACGTGTCAAACTGGGGGCCGCAGCAGAGAAATAAAGGGGATGAGGCGGCAGGGGCTGTCAGGGAAGGGGAGATGCCGCCCTGGTATTATCTGCTCCCTCATCCTGAAGCGCGTTTGACCGATGCTGAGACTCAGACCCTCATCTCCGGCCTGGTGGCAACGTTCGGCGATAAGGAAAAGAAGTAG